One part of the Pristiophorus japonicus isolate sPriJap1 chromosome 21, sPriJap1.hap1, whole genome shotgun sequence genome encodes these proteins:
- the map3k14a gene encoding mitogen-activated protein kinase kinase kinase 14 isoform X2, which yields MAVKRSTRHTAESDIRDQQELPISQMESKRSEISEHKRCTKMCLPEKVLTEGTAKQETDDNGNKYSYIAQATGVGNQKLIPSCEKPQFIATPNSYSNCAERLNLENVPNNVAKVAEGKMPRPQQDRELNKYPRRKRGKKKSKHKVKRKGKASQKQSRTPEQESCPPIPVQENDAENSTSDFCSSSSSSRCELEKAHISAGGRNSHRLCGLGLQNRFREEEKIESMYYNIECFDNKVKKSNVRPIPSLPIKNGGLVHNMDYPKMADALEQKLNMDTVPQLELNQVVPDETLACLKKQDICFKNNAAMLYINDEEGDTGIRIPDSISAEETSPPQYSAFHADPRKGYVISEKLKYLTIHSPQWAKYSEGWKQMERLPDTNEGVLQHEKLKPVDYEYKENLQWSIAPTRLGVGTFGEVYMAKDHSTDFTCAAKRIHVSNFKPQELLTWSKLNSPRIVPLYGGVREGEMITLFMQLIQGGSIAQLIMNKGPLPEAVTLHYTAHVLEALEHLHSHGIVHGDVKADNVLVSQRGLEVYLCDFGHSTQLTPAGKSTSHGSHCLGTVTHMAPEVVAGHEFGVKVDSWSVACMMLHMLNGRHPWKNISTNQLLFKIVTQDPPVDEIPPTCSPYTANVIKAGLVKDSTYRATIAELRAEVNKALAALRQRVMGGPPSNHVQKVPSAAKSEDGNNGPVTPLSVDQSPGPCATKTPPGSNAVPVAMDTNKHRSRYLKGDPVNTGEMGSVGSLTEKSSSHVYQKRPRPKNTIRLACNFSQLLLRDKEIQFPEEVAEPCSDEQDPSISSPLLSLSSLQNSEAEKRLFEEYGTLQKEFLLYNLSQVFPEKLEDHIFDVLSSDAYSIMDDCDKDSQKGMPSMSGNYSSGIHSMSWNSQTDGHSTSFSLSQRLDHQQDMPSLFNGVEARIHTFSGECLIVHDMRRATVGQVATGISNLIQVPSFSLVKQNGHPISPDFEIPDSGIDLRCTPASNYSNSWTWRIKDGSLNFKS from the exons ATGGCAGTCAAACGGTCAACCCGACACACAGCTGAATCAGACATCAGGGACCAACAAGAACTCCCGATCAGCCAGATGGAGAGCAAACGGTCTGAGATCAGCGAACACAAACGCTGTACAAAGATGTGCCTCCCAGAGAAGGTTTTAACCGAGGGAACGGCAAAACAGGAAACGGATGACAATGGGAACAAATATTCATATATTGCACAGGCGACAG GTGTGGGGAACCAAAAGCTCATTCCCAGTTGTGAGAAGCCGCAGTTTATAGCCACACCCAACAGTTACAG CAACTGTGCGGAAAGGTTGAACTtagaaaatgttccaaataatgtgGCAAAGGTGGCTGAAGGGAAAATGCCTCGGCCGCAACAGGACCGCGAGCTCAATAAATATCCCAGAAGAAAGCGTGGGAAGAAGAAATCCAAACACAAGGTCAAAAGGAAGGGCAAAGCTTCACAAAAGCAATCAAGGACCCCTGAGCAGGAGAGCTGCCCCCCAATACCAGTTCAA GAAAATGATGCTGAAAACAGCACCTCCGATttctgcagcagcagcagcagcagccggtgtgAACTTGAGAAGGCTCATATCAGCGCAGGCGGGAGGAACTCCCACAGGTTGTGTGGATTGGGCCTGCAGAACCGATTCCGGGaagaggagaaaattgagagtatgTACTACAATATCGAGTGCTTTGATAACAAAGTGAAGAAGTCTAATGTCAGGCCCATACCCTCGTTGCCCATAAAAAATGGAGGTCTTGTGCATAATATGGACTATCCAAAAATGGCAGATGCTTTAGAGCAGAAATTAAACATGGACACCGTGCCACAGCTTGAATTGAACCAGGTTGTCCCAGATGAGACACTCGCCTGCCTCAAAAAGCAGGACATTTGTTTTAAAAATAATGCAGCCATGCTCTACATCAATGATGAGGAAGGGGACACTGGAATACGTATTCCTGATTCGATAAGTGCAGAAGAGACCTCTCCACCACAGTACTCTGCCTTCCACGCTGATCCTAGGAAGGGCTACGTTATCTCTGAGAAGTTAAAGTACTTGACAATACATTCACCACAGTGGGCGAAATACTCAGAGGGATGGAAACAAATGGAAAGGCTTCCAGACACCAATGAGGGCGTCCTACAACATGAG AAATTGAAGCCTGTGGACTATGAGTACAAAGAGAACTTGCAATGGTCAATCGCCCCTACTCGTCTGGGCGTTGGAACCTTTGGAGAGGTGTATATGGCAAAGGATCACTCGACTGATTTCACTTGTGCTGCGAAAAGG ATTCATGTCAGCAATTTCAAACCACAGGAGTTGTTGACTTGGAGCAAGTTGAACTCCCCACGAATTGTTCCACTGTATGGGGGAGTACGAGAAGGGGAGATGATCACTCTGTTTATGCAACTGATTCAAG GTGGATCAATTGCACAGCTAATAATGAATAAAGGGCCCCTTCCCGAAGCTGTGACTCTGCATTATACGGCGCATGTTCTGGAGGCACTGGAACATCTACACTCCCATGGAATTGTACACGGAGATGTTAAAG CGGACAATGTGCTGGTATCACAGAGAGGTCTGGAGGTTTATCTCTGTGACTTTGGACATTCAACACAATTAACACCAGCGGGAAAGAGCACATCACATG GCAGTCACTGCCTAGGTACAGTGACGCACATGGCCCCAGAGGTAGTTGCGGGCCATGAATTCGGTGTTAAGGTGGATAGCTGGAGTGTTGCGTGTATGATGCTGCACATGTTAAATGGCCGCCATCCCTGGAAAAATATATCGACGAATCAACTGCTCTTTAAG ATTGTGACACAAGATCCTCCAGTGGATGAAATCCCACCCACGTGCAGTCCATACACAGCTAATGTGATCAAGGCCGGTTTAGTGAAAGACTCAACATACCGAGCTACCATAGCAGAACTTCGTGCAGAGGTGAACAAAGCGTTGGCAGCACTGCGACAGC GAGTTATGGGTGGTCCTCCAAGTAATCATGTCCAGAAGGTACCTAGTGCTGCTAAGTCAGAGGATGGCAACAATGGTCCAGTGACCCCTCTGTCGGTGGATCAGAGCCCTGGACCATGTGCCACAAAAACCCCTCCTGGATCAAATGCTGTGCCAGTTGCCATGGATACAAACAAGCACAGATCCCGCTACCTGAAGGGAGATCCAGTAAACACCGGCGAGATGGGCTCAGTGGGATCTCTGACCGAGAAAAGTTCATCACACGTCTACCAAAAACGACCACGGCCAAAAAACACCATCAGACTGGCCTGTAATTTTAGCCAGCTGCTTCTGCGAGACAAGGAGATACAGTTCCCTGAAGAAGTGGCTGAGCCTTGCAGTGATGAGCAGGATCCATCCATTTCTTCACCGCTGTTATCATTGTCTTCACTCCAGAACAGTGAGGCAGAGAAGAGACTCTTTGAAGAATATGGGACACTTCAGAAAG AATTTTTACTTTACAACCTATCTCAAGTATTTCCAGAAAAGCTGGAGGACCACATATTCGACGTTTTAAGCAGCGACGCATACAGTATAATGGATGACTGTGACAAG GATTCCCAGAAAGGAATGCCCAGCATGAGTGGTAACTACAGTTCTGGAATTCACTCAATGTCATGGAACAGTCAGACTGATGGACACAGCACCAGCTTTAGTCTCAGTCAACGACTAGATCACCAGCAGGACATGCCAAGCCTCTTCAATG GGGTTGAAGCCAGGATTCACACATTCAGTGGAGAGTGTCTGATTGTACATGATATGCGAAGGGCTACAGTTGGCCAGGTGGCCACAGGAATCAGTAATCTG ATCCAGGTTCCTAGTTTCTCTCTGGTAAAGCAAAATGGACATCCGATTTCTCCTGACTTTGAAATCCCGGATTCGGGAATTGACCTGAGATGCACTCCTGCCTCCAACTACAGCAATTCCTGGACCTGGAGGATTAAGGATGGCAGCCTTAATTTCAAATCTTAA
- the map3k14a gene encoding mitogen-activated protein kinase kinase kinase 14 isoform X3, giving the protein MAVKRSTRHTAESDIRDQQELPISQMESKRSEISEHKRCTKMCLPEKVLTEGTAKQETDDNGNKYSYIAQATGVGNQKLIPSCEKPQFIATPNSYSNCAERLNLENVPNNVAKVAEGKMPRPQQDRELNKYPRRKRGKKKSKHKVKRKGKASQKQSRTPEQESCPPIPVQENDAENSTSDFCSSSSSSRCELEKAHISAGGRNSHRLCGLGLQNRFREEEKIESMYYNIECFDNKVKKSNVRPIPSLPIKNGGLVHNMDYPKMADALEQKLNMDTVPQLELNQVVPDETLACLKKQDICFKNNAAMLYINDEEGDTGIRIPDSISAEETSPPQYSAFHADPRKGYVISEKLKYLTIHSPQWAKYSEGWKQMERLPDTNEGVLQHETCTEMDFSFTIQKLKPVDYEYKENLQWSIAPTRLGVGTFGEVYMAKDHSTDFTCAAKRIHVSNFKPQELLTWSKLNSPRIVPLYGGVREGEMITLFMQLIQADNVLVSQRGLEVYLCDFGHSTQLTPAGKSTSHGSHCLGTVTHMAPEVVAGHEFGVKVDSWSVACMMLHMLNGRHPWKNISTNQLLFKIVTQDPPVDEIPPTCSPYTANVIKAGLVKDSTYRATIAELRAEVNKALAALRQRVMGGPPSNHVQKVPSAAKSEDGNNGPVTPLSVDQSPGPCATKTPPGSNAVPVAMDTNKHRSRYLKGDPVNTGEMGSVGSLTEKSSSHVYQKRPRPKNTIRLACNFSQLLLRDKEIQFPEEVAEPCSDEQDPSISSPLLSLSSLQNSEAEKRLFEEYGTLQKEFLLYNLSQVFPEKLEDHIFDVLSSDAYSIMDDCDKDSQKGMPSMSGNYSSGIHSMSWNSQTDGHSTSFSLSQRLDHQQDMPSLFNGVEARIHTFSGECLIVHDMRRATVGQVATGISNLIQVPSFSLVKQNGHPISPDFEIPDSGIDLRCTPASNYSNSWTWRIKDGSLNFKS; this is encoded by the exons ATGGCAGTCAAACGGTCAACCCGACACACAGCTGAATCAGACATCAGGGACCAACAAGAACTCCCGATCAGCCAGATGGAGAGCAAACGGTCTGAGATCAGCGAACACAAACGCTGTACAAAGATGTGCCTCCCAGAGAAGGTTTTAACCGAGGGAACGGCAAAACAGGAAACGGATGACAATGGGAACAAATATTCATATATTGCACAGGCGACAG GTGTGGGGAACCAAAAGCTCATTCCCAGTTGTGAGAAGCCGCAGTTTATAGCCACACCCAACAGTTACAG CAACTGTGCGGAAAGGTTGAACTtagaaaatgttccaaataatgtgGCAAAGGTGGCTGAAGGGAAAATGCCTCGGCCGCAACAGGACCGCGAGCTCAATAAATATCCCAGAAGAAAGCGTGGGAAGAAGAAATCCAAACACAAGGTCAAAAGGAAGGGCAAAGCTTCACAAAAGCAATCAAGGACCCCTGAGCAGGAGAGCTGCCCCCCAATACCAGTTCAA GAAAATGATGCTGAAAACAGCACCTCCGATttctgcagcagcagcagcagcagccggtgtgAACTTGAGAAGGCTCATATCAGCGCAGGCGGGAGGAACTCCCACAGGTTGTGTGGATTGGGCCTGCAGAACCGATTCCGGGaagaggagaaaattgagagtatgTACTACAATATCGAGTGCTTTGATAACAAAGTGAAGAAGTCTAATGTCAGGCCCATACCCTCGTTGCCCATAAAAAATGGAGGTCTTGTGCATAATATGGACTATCCAAAAATGGCAGATGCTTTAGAGCAGAAATTAAACATGGACACCGTGCCACAGCTTGAATTGAACCAGGTTGTCCCAGATGAGACACTCGCCTGCCTCAAAAAGCAGGACATTTGTTTTAAAAATAATGCAGCCATGCTCTACATCAATGATGAGGAAGGGGACACTGGAATACGTATTCCTGATTCGATAAGTGCAGAAGAGACCTCTCCACCACAGTACTCTGCCTTCCACGCTGATCCTAGGAAGGGCTACGTTATCTCTGAGAAGTTAAAGTACTTGACAATACATTCACCACAGTGGGCGAAATACTCAGAGGGATGGAAACAAATGGAAAGGCTTCCAGACACCAATGAGGGCGTCCTACAACATGAG ACCTGCACTGAAATGGACTTCTCTTTTACTATCCAGAAATTGAAGCCTGTGGACTATGAGTACAAAGAGAACTTGCAATGGTCAATCGCCCCTACTCGTCTGGGCGTTGGAACCTTTGGAGAGGTGTATATGGCAAAGGATCACTCGACTGATTTCACTTGTGCTGCGAAAAGG ATTCATGTCAGCAATTTCAAACCACAGGAGTTGTTGACTTGGAGCAAGTTGAACTCCCCACGAATTGTTCCACTGTATGGGGGAGTACGAGAAGGGGAGATGATCACTCTGTTTATGCAACTGATTCAAG CGGACAATGTGCTGGTATCACAGAGAGGTCTGGAGGTTTATCTCTGTGACTTTGGACATTCAACACAATTAACACCAGCGGGAAAGAGCACATCACATG GCAGTCACTGCCTAGGTACAGTGACGCACATGGCCCCAGAGGTAGTTGCGGGCCATGAATTCGGTGTTAAGGTGGATAGCTGGAGTGTTGCGTGTATGATGCTGCACATGTTAAATGGCCGCCATCCCTGGAAAAATATATCGACGAATCAACTGCTCTTTAAG ATTGTGACACAAGATCCTCCAGTGGATGAAATCCCACCCACGTGCAGTCCATACACAGCTAATGTGATCAAGGCCGGTTTAGTGAAAGACTCAACATACCGAGCTACCATAGCAGAACTTCGTGCAGAGGTGAACAAAGCGTTGGCAGCACTGCGACAGC GAGTTATGGGTGGTCCTCCAAGTAATCATGTCCAGAAGGTACCTAGTGCTGCTAAGTCAGAGGATGGCAACAATGGTCCAGTGACCCCTCTGTCGGTGGATCAGAGCCCTGGACCATGTGCCACAAAAACCCCTCCTGGATCAAATGCTGTGCCAGTTGCCATGGATACAAACAAGCACAGATCCCGCTACCTGAAGGGAGATCCAGTAAACACCGGCGAGATGGGCTCAGTGGGATCTCTGACCGAGAAAAGTTCATCACACGTCTACCAAAAACGACCACGGCCAAAAAACACCATCAGACTGGCCTGTAATTTTAGCCAGCTGCTTCTGCGAGACAAGGAGATACAGTTCCCTGAAGAAGTGGCTGAGCCTTGCAGTGATGAGCAGGATCCATCCATTTCTTCACCGCTGTTATCATTGTCTTCACTCCAGAACAGTGAGGCAGAGAAGAGACTCTTTGAAGAATATGGGACACTTCAGAAAG AATTTTTACTTTACAACCTATCTCAAGTATTTCCAGAAAAGCTGGAGGACCACATATTCGACGTTTTAAGCAGCGACGCATACAGTATAATGGATGACTGTGACAAG GATTCCCAGAAAGGAATGCCCAGCATGAGTGGTAACTACAGTTCTGGAATTCACTCAATGTCATGGAACAGTCAGACTGATGGACACAGCACCAGCTTTAGTCTCAGTCAACGACTAGATCACCAGCAGGACATGCCAAGCCTCTTCAATG GGGTTGAAGCCAGGATTCACACATTCAGTGGAGAGTGTCTGATTGTACATGATATGCGAAGGGCTACAGTTGGCCAGGTGGCCACAGGAATCAGTAATCTG ATCCAGGTTCCTAGTTTCTCTCTGGTAAAGCAAAATGGACATCCGATTTCTCCTGACTTTGAAATCCCGGATTCGGGAATTGACCTGAGATGCACTCCTGCCTCCAACTACAGCAATTCCTGGACCTGGAGGATTAAGGATGGCAGCCTTAATTTCAAATCTTAA
- the map3k14a gene encoding mitogen-activated protein kinase kinase kinase 14 isoform X1 — translation MAVKRSTRHTAESDIRDQQELPISQMESKRSEISEHKRCTKMCLPEKVLTEGTAKQETDDNGNKYSYIAQATGVGNQKLIPSCEKPQFIATPNSYSNCAERLNLENVPNNVAKVAEGKMPRPQQDRELNKYPRRKRGKKKSKHKVKRKGKASQKQSRTPEQESCPPIPVQENDAENSTSDFCSSSSSSRCELEKAHISAGGRNSHRLCGLGLQNRFREEEKIESMYYNIECFDNKVKKSNVRPIPSLPIKNGGLVHNMDYPKMADALEQKLNMDTVPQLELNQVVPDETLACLKKQDICFKNNAAMLYINDEEGDTGIRIPDSISAEETSPPQYSAFHADPRKGYVISEKLKYLTIHSPQWAKYSEGWKQMERLPDTNEGVLQHETCTEMDFSFTIQKLKPVDYEYKENLQWSIAPTRLGVGTFGEVYMAKDHSTDFTCAAKRIHVSNFKPQELLTWSKLNSPRIVPLYGGVREGEMITLFMQLIQGGSIAQLIMNKGPLPEAVTLHYTAHVLEALEHLHSHGIVHGDVKADNVLVSQRGLEVYLCDFGHSTQLTPAGKSTSHGSHCLGTVTHMAPEVVAGHEFGVKVDSWSVACMMLHMLNGRHPWKNISTNQLLFKIVTQDPPVDEIPPTCSPYTANVIKAGLVKDSTYRATIAELRAEVNKALAALRQRVMGGPPSNHVQKVPSAAKSEDGNNGPVTPLSVDQSPGPCATKTPPGSNAVPVAMDTNKHRSRYLKGDPVNTGEMGSVGSLTEKSSSHVYQKRPRPKNTIRLACNFSQLLLRDKEIQFPEEVAEPCSDEQDPSISSPLLSLSSLQNSEAEKRLFEEYGTLQKEFLLYNLSQVFPEKLEDHIFDVLSSDAYSIMDDCDKDSQKGMPSMSGNYSSGIHSMSWNSQTDGHSTSFSLSQRLDHQQDMPSLFNGVEARIHTFSGECLIVHDMRRATVGQVATGISNLIQVPSFSLVKQNGHPISPDFEIPDSGIDLRCTPASNYSNSWTWRIKDGSLNFKS, via the exons ATGGCAGTCAAACGGTCAACCCGACACACAGCTGAATCAGACATCAGGGACCAACAAGAACTCCCGATCAGCCAGATGGAGAGCAAACGGTCTGAGATCAGCGAACACAAACGCTGTACAAAGATGTGCCTCCCAGAGAAGGTTTTAACCGAGGGAACGGCAAAACAGGAAACGGATGACAATGGGAACAAATATTCATATATTGCACAGGCGACAG GTGTGGGGAACCAAAAGCTCATTCCCAGTTGTGAGAAGCCGCAGTTTATAGCCACACCCAACAGTTACAG CAACTGTGCGGAAAGGTTGAACTtagaaaatgttccaaataatgtgGCAAAGGTGGCTGAAGGGAAAATGCCTCGGCCGCAACAGGACCGCGAGCTCAATAAATATCCCAGAAGAAAGCGTGGGAAGAAGAAATCCAAACACAAGGTCAAAAGGAAGGGCAAAGCTTCACAAAAGCAATCAAGGACCCCTGAGCAGGAGAGCTGCCCCCCAATACCAGTTCAA GAAAATGATGCTGAAAACAGCACCTCCGATttctgcagcagcagcagcagcagccggtgtgAACTTGAGAAGGCTCATATCAGCGCAGGCGGGAGGAACTCCCACAGGTTGTGTGGATTGGGCCTGCAGAACCGATTCCGGGaagaggagaaaattgagagtatgTACTACAATATCGAGTGCTTTGATAACAAAGTGAAGAAGTCTAATGTCAGGCCCATACCCTCGTTGCCCATAAAAAATGGAGGTCTTGTGCATAATATGGACTATCCAAAAATGGCAGATGCTTTAGAGCAGAAATTAAACATGGACACCGTGCCACAGCTTGAATTGAACCAGGTTGTCCCAGATGAGACACTCGCCTGCCTCAAAAAGCAGGACATTTGTTTTAAAAATAATGCAGCCATGCTCTACATCAATGATGAGGAAGGGGACACTGGAATACGTATTCCTGATTCGATAAGTGCAGAAGAGACCTCTCCACCACAGTACTCTGCCTTCCACGCTGATCCTAGGAAGGGCTACGTTATCTCTGAGAAGTTAAAGTACTTGACAATACATTCACCACAGTGGGCGAAATACTCAGAGGGATGGAAACAAATGGAAAGGCTTCCAGACACCAATGAGGGCGTCCTACAACATGAG ACCTGCACTGAAATGGACTTCTCTTTTACTATCCAGAAATTGAAGCCTGTGGACTATGAGTACAAAGAGAACTTGCAATGGTCAATCGCCCCTACTCGTCTGGGCGTTGGAACCTTTGGAGAGGTGTATATGGCAAAGGATCACTCGACTGATTTCACTTGTGCTGCGAAAAGG ATTCATGTCAGCAATTTCAAACCACAGGAGTTGTTGACTTGGAGCAAGTTGAACTCCCCACGAATTGTTCCACTGTATGGGGGAGTACGAGAAGGGGAGATGATCACTCTGTTTATGCAACTGATTCAAG GTGGATCAATTGCACAGCTAATAATGAATAAAGGGCCCCTTCCCGAAGCTGTGACTCTGCATTATACGGCGCATGTTCTGGAGGCACTGGAACATCTACACTCCCATGGAATTGTACACGGAGATGTTAAAG CGGACAATGTGCTGGTATCACAGAGAGGTCTGGAGGTTTATCTCTGTGACTTTGGACATTCAACACAATTAACACCAGCGGGAAAGAGCACATCACATG GCAGTCACTGCCTAGGTACAGTGACGCACATGGCCCCAGAGGTAGTTGCGGGCCATGAATTCGGTGTTAAGGTGGATAGCTGGAGTGTTGCGTGTATGATGCTGCACATGTTAAATGGCCGCCATCCCTGGAAAAATATATCGACGAATCAACTGCTCTTTAAG ATTGTGACACAAGATCCTCCAGTGGATGAAATCCCACCCACGTGCAGTCCATACACAGCTAATGTGATCAAGGCCGGTTTAGTGAAAGACTCAACATACCGAGCTACCATAGCAGAACTTCGTGCAGAGGTGAACAAAGCGTTGGCAGCACTGCGACAGC GAGTTATGGGTGGTCCTCCAAGTAATCATGTCCAGAAGGTACCTAGTGCTGCTAAGTCAGAGGATGGCAACAATGGTCCAGTGACCCCTCTGTCGGTGGATCAGAGCCCTGGACCATGTGCCACAAAAACCCCTCCTGGATCAAATGCTGTGCCAGTTGCCATGGATACAAACAAGCACAGATCCCGCTACCTGAAGGGAGATCCAGTAAACACCGGCGAGATGGGCTCAGTGGGATCTCTGACCGAGAAAAGTTCATCACACGTCTACCAAAAACGACCACGGCCAAAAAACACCATCAGACTGGCCTGTAATTTTAGCCAGCTGCTTCTGCGAGACAAGGAGATACAGTTCCCTGAAGAAGTGGCTGAGCCTTGCAGTGATGAGCAGGATCCATCCATTTCTTCACCGCTGTTATCATTGTCTTCACTCCAGAACAGTGAGGCAGAGAAGAGACTCTTTGAAGAATATGGGACACTTCAGAAAG AATTTTTACTTTACAACCTATCTCAAGTATTTCCAGAAAAGCTGGAGGACCACATATTCGACGTTTTAAGCAGCGACGCATACAGTATAATGGATGACTGTGACAAG GATTCCCAGAAAGGAATGCCCAGCATGAGTGGTAACTACAGTTCTGGAATTCACTCAATGTCATGGAACAGTCAGACTGATGGACACAGCACCAGCTTTAGTCTCAGTCAACGACTAGATCACCAGCAGGACATGCCAAGCCTCTTCAATG GGGTTGAAGCCAGGATTCACACATTCAGTGGAGAGTGTCTGATTGTACATGATATGCGAAGGGCTACAGTTGGCCAGGTGGCCACAGGAATCAGTAATCTG ATCCAGGTTCCTAGTTTCTCTCTGGTAAAGCAAAATGGACATCCGATTTCTCCTGACTTTGAAATCCCGGATTCGGGAATTGACCTGAGATGCACTCCTGCCTCCAACTACAGCAATTCCTGGACCTGGAGGATTAAGGATGGCAGCCTTAATTTCAAATCTTAA